The Microcaecilia unicolor chromosome 3, aMicUni1.1, whole genome shotgun sequence nucleotide sequence TTTGGAAGCATTCAAGAAATATTTGCTTCAAATTTTGAATTATACCCCAGAAGCTATTCCCCCGATAAATCGGATATATTATATACCAAATAAAGAGGTCAGTCCCGGAGGAGACTTTTGATATGATCCCTCGAGAAATCAATAAGAAAGATTTATTGAATGTATCTGAATTACTAGAGGCACCTCTATCCGAAGATTCTGAAAGAGCGACTTTACTTgattcatttgtatttgagcaagacctAGAGGCGGTAAAGCGTTTATCCTTTCGAAAATTACAAACTTTATTCTATGGCAAGAAAGTTTGGATATTCCCCGATGTTACAAAACAAACCCAAGAAAGGAGAAAGGCTTTTTTAGCCCTGAGAATGGAAACTTTGGCATTAGGGGCATCCTATTATCTTAACTATCCATGTAAACGTGTAGTAAAATATATGAgactaaaatatgtatttttgtcTACCAGAACAATTGCGTGCCTTTATAGATATAAAAAAAGTGACCACAGGTAATATCCAGTAAATTGAGATTATAATGTAATATAGAGGGTGGGATTATAGCAGTGGCGTTcttagggggggcggtgggtgcggtccgccccgggtgtacgccgttgggggggggggtgccgcgcgcgcgcctgtccatcgttcgttccatgctccctctgccctggaacaggttacttcctgttccagggcagagcgggagcatggaacgaatggacaggcgcgcacggcaccccccccagcggtgtgcacctggggggggttctttcacgggggggtgtcctttcgcacGGGGGGGCGCACTGCATccagggggggtgctgcacccggggggcggggcgcatcggcgatccgcccaaggtgtcagcccccctaggaatgccactgggttATAGCATGTTAAGCATTCCTGAATGTATTCCTCTAAGCTTGTCTCCTGAGTATTTCCTTTGAACACGTCACCCCAGTTGTGGTCTAATGAGGAATGACATTGTTTCATGGTTTATGCTGACTTACTGTATTACGTGTCTGTTTTTCTTGCTCAAGTGGTTTAACTGTAAAGATTTTgtttgaataataataataataaataaaaaaaaagctataGAGAATCCAAAAAAGAAGATATTCCCCTAATACAGAGAAACACGGCAGACAAAGAAAAATAAGGGAGGACCGATTCGATTCCAACACAAGGGTCAACAAAAGGTTCTTTATTTGCCAAAGCTTAAAAGTGACTTGATACAGATCTACATTTTGGCACTGaagcgcctgcctcagaagtcaacAATTATCGGTATAATGGCTCAAAAAAATAATGATCTCAATTTCATATTAACAAAATCCAACGTCTCTAGTGGATACTGCAATAGTCGCGTAGAGTATGCGTAGAGTACGCATCTACTTCAAAActgtaaaacaaaaaacaatgctgttatagaatctgggggacattTGGTACGCTGGAGTCCAGGACATAAACTAAGGAGTAGATCTTGCTAGTGCCAGGAGCCCAGAAGCTCTGTCTCATTGATATCATCCATCTTGGCCAAGCGAGCCCTGGTGACAGTAAGGCTCTAATCACTTTTCTTTCTTGCACCTGTACCCACTATCTAAAACCAGACCTGAAAaaaatgctaattaaatctacAAACCCAGTTCTCATGTTATATGGTGGCAGTATTACCTGGCACTAAGATATCAGCCAGGAAGCAACTCCCACGCCACAGACATCTACAGCAAATAATGCTCATGTGCTTCATGTCCATTACTGTTCGGATGCAGTATATCGGATAAATATGGACATACATACATATGCTTGGGTGCACTTGTACCTATGTGGTGTAGGGGGTAGGGCTGTGGACTCTCCATGCGGTagatgtgggtttgattcccactgtggttcTCATGCTACCtggtcataagtattgccatactgggaaagaccaaaggtccatcaagcccagcagcctatttccaacagtggccaatccaggtcacaatacccaccaagatcccaaaaatgtacaaaacattttataactgcttatcccagaaatagtggattttcccccaagtccatttaataatggtctatggacttttcctttaggaagccggccaaacctttttaaactccgctaagctaaccgcctttaccacattctctggcaatagcAATAACTagttgccactgaaaatgacctgcTAGCTGTGAACAAGCAATTTGATTGGCTGGCTGACAGATAAGCATCAATATTCTGTCTACCCATCAAATGGTGCATAGTTTGATGGTGGGACACCATTACATGAATTAacaaatactataatttatgcacatttggtaattgtttatcttgttggacagactgtctctatctgctgtcatctactatgttagtatgttatGTTACAATGAAATATGGCCCCTGCTTATTATACCATAAAATTAAGATCTTTCTCTCTGCTGCTTTTGTATCACAAATACATTTCCTTAAAACTTAGAGACCAAGTGATATCAGGGTTGCTACAATATAGGCTCTGTCCTTCCTAACAAGTTGTAATTATGTCGACCCTTCTGGATTTTGGTAAATTATAGGGGACCCTGAATGCAAGTTTTACTGTATAGACATTGGCTGTACATATAACACATACCTACAAAGACAAAGCAAAATCACACATATTTATATCATGTAACAAACTGTTAGATATATTAACTTGGCCCAAGcagttattgctttttttttctccctccccaATGCACATGCAGGCACAGTCAGTCTtacatctctttccttcccttcccttcctctccctcccaaccCAACTTACCTTTGCAGGAAGTCTTCACCTGCATCGCcagtggcagccctatcaaaagGCTTCTGGTGCTGGTGAAGATTTCCTGAAATGGAAACTGGGTTGGGTTAGGAGAGAAtggaatgggagagagagaacTGCCAGCGatccaggaggggagggagagaggccggACCGATTATGTGTACGGGCAAGGGAGGGAGGGCACTGAGAGAAAACTGCAGGAgagagggaattgagagagaactgtgaggggaggagaggaggagggggaaaagAAAGAACTGCAGGGAGAGGTGATGGAATTGAAAGAGAaccttgggtgggggaggggagcattGACAGAGAACagcgagggggaggggagaattgagagaactgcaggggagggggaattgAGAAAGAACCTTGGGTGTGGGGTGTGGGGAATTGAAAGAGAACCTCAGGTGGGCGAGGGAGCGAGCAAGTgagggagggaattgagagagaactgggggtgggggagggagagaatgattggtgcacgctaaatgctagagacacccatgtgaATATATGGacttctctagcgtttagcgtgtgctaaaaatgctagcgtgcctttctaAAAGGCCCACCTAGTTAAATGTTATTGAGCTCCATGATAAGATACATTAAAATTTGAGTTTGGATTTTAATTATATCTTTAAATGATTGCAAGTTTATTGACAAATAAGAGTCTGCCCTGACACGAAAAAGCTGCACTTGGGCTGAATACTTGAATTTTCTGATAGATCaaacaaaaattttaattttttttttttttttttttttgggggggagagttTTTCCTTATTAGATATCTTAGAAAATACGCTCATGTGTGCTGATTCTTAATGACACTCAGAGGTGTTAACTTTGTGCCGGAGCTTTCAGAGAGCCAAGGTTATAAAGGCACAAAGGTTATATGCCCTTATAAATCCGCATAACATATGCATCTATGTTTCCTGCCTACCTATATCCTATTATAAAATAACCTTCCCTGCCTCCTAGTGCTGCAAattagctccttttattaacaatcTATTTCTAGACAAAAATACAAAGATTTCCTGTTTTCCTTCTGAGGTTTGCTTCATTCCTGAACAAGATTAAGTTGGCAGAGTTTTGATGTGTGCTACTTGGCCACTTCTGCTATTACAAATCCAGGTGTATTAGTGTGATACTATGCTCTTTTTCTCCTGATCTAGGTCCATCTAAAACATTCATGCATCACTGCCAGTAACCTCCAGGTGGAGACATTTTGAAAAAGGACAGTACCCTAACATTACAGGAAAAAAAGGAGGCAGTATGAGTGGTTTTGTGCTCTTTGAACATGGCTCTAGaagaggggttctcaacccagtcctcagaacactcCTAGTGAGCCAGGGTTTTAGGATTCCcataatgaatatccatgaggcaGTCATAGTCATAAAATGGTCAACTTATTTTCAATATATCATGAAGTCATAAAtaatatctaagtggtttacgtggaggggcataatcgaacgcccaagttttcctgaggatgtcctcacaggacatccctgcgaaggggcTGGGAAAACCCAGCAATAtcacttataaaaatgttaaaaagaattggcccagtggtaacatccttttcctcagaatgggCTCCATGTACCACTctcccctctgtcaccttccacccAACAAGTTCTTATCCAGTTTAGGGGCCCACAGGACTATgtaaaaggctttgctaaaaatctaaatataccacatccttcagcagcCTAGCTGTCTAGGgcatgaggtgggggggggggggggggggggggaatttataAAGTTATGTTCACATGTACATGGTCACATATATGAATAAATGGCCTATTGTAAGATGCCGATCAGTGTAAAAGTACGTGCATTGCCATGATAATGTGTACTTTGCAGGTAGGCATGTCAGATGTGGAATTTGGGCAGAGTGGGCAAGCAtgcatgtagattataaaatgtatgcatgtgCTTAAATAATCTAgatgcagacatttacacctgcaatGTAGGAACAATAACTGTCACTTATgcaagtattttttaaagatatatagGCATCTATATGTCTTTAGAAAATAGAACCTAATGAGGTGCCAACTTACCTATTAAGCTAGTTTCCCTccccttataaaattattcccataGGGTGATGGTGAGGACAAGGGAGGGAGATGACTGGAGACTGAAAGCTGACATGGCAACTGGGTGGGGCAAAGGGTTCATCAGCTTTTTTCATTCATTTGTCATGTTGTTTTCACCAGTATTGGCTCTGAAGAGCCAATCTCAGCTGCTGGACAATTCTGATACTATCTTTTAGGGGCTCttgtactaagccgtgtaggtgcatACACACATCCCACGTGTGCCAATTTTGAACTAcagcccggctactgtgtggcccgggtggtaatttcattttttacgcgtgtccactaagcacgccagaaattttccggtgtgcagcgctaaccgggcggtaatcggcattgtatgtgcatagaccattaccgcccggttaacgcgtgagaccttaccgctaggtcaatgggtggcggtaaggtctcaggcccaaaatggacaattttattttgtcgcatggccatttttggccaaaacaaaagggcctttttgcaggcatgctgaaaaatggacctatgcacgtccaatacacgcgtctacaccattttttggcacaacttagtaaaaggaccccttagtttctttTCCCACATCTACTGCTACAGAAAACTTTCACGTACATCAGAAACTTTTCAGTATTCATCCCTGACATCACTGTGCACCATTTACTACTAGGATAATTGAAGTGGTGAGTTCCAAAACTTGTTAAGTATGAAAAAGCTGTTCTATGGATAAacgcacatttttattttcaagatTTCATTCTATTCATTCATAAGGTACCTTTTAGTGCAAAGTTCACACATCCTATGGCTATCTATAAAGGCAGCTGGTTTCTGGCATGTACTCATCTCTTTAATTGCTGTCCACACAAGATGAGGTTGTCTTCACACTATTCCTTTAATCACTGTAAGAACATATTTTCTTCAGACTAGACTAGTATCAGAAGGAGTATTGTTGATTTCTATAAGATGTCTTTTGCTTTTTCAGGCCAGATACATGGAAGCAAGTGGATGTGTGACTAATTTTCAACAACAATTCAAAATGCAACACCGTGACATGAGGAAGAAGTTTCTACAACATATTCTTGTCAGTACAGTACAATTAGcaatttccttcccccccccccccccccaacttgcttGGCTTCATCTCTTATTTGCTAATGACTCGTTCTTACATCTGCCTTCCTTGGTCCTAAGTTGGAAAGATGGTGATAGATGTTTGGAAGGCAAAGCCATAGTTCTGAATCACCTAGTGCTGCACATGCAAAATCTTTTCTGTGTCTAGAGGTCAGGGCTGGGGGTGATTATGTGTTTCTCCTTTTAACATGAAAACTCTGCTTCAGAACTTTGGTTCCAAGCGATCAGAACCCAACTGCTATAAatgatcacatttttttttctaaatttctcTATCATTCTTATGGTTTCCAAAAAATGAATCGTTTTTAGATGTCTCATGTATAAGACTCTCATTCCATGAGGCCTGCTCAGCCTAAATGACTCTGCTTCTCCCTGCAGTCTTCCCACCCAGACCGACTGCTTTTCATATAAAATAATAGACATTGCTCACAGTATCTACAGTATTAGGTTACTATTTAAAACAACACATTACACTTAGAAGGTTTAAACTTGTGGAAAATTATCTCTAACTATagtcactatcttttccttctcCATTACTTATTacatattaatatttttttttttcaaactgcaAAAAATAGTTTCCTGAGTGTTGCGGTGGCTCTTTGGTCATGTCAAAATGGCCAGAGTTACAGTACATTGAGTATTGGGATAATCTGCTTTTCTTTACTTCTTCTTCCATATTTCTTTGGGATTTATGGGTTTActttaaaagaaaacaagaaaaagaaatgctTTTAGATTAGCATTATGTTTGTAGTGCCTCTCCACTGTAAGCTGTATCCTGTTGAAGACGATACTGTAGCATATCCTGGCTGCCACTGGCTAGCCTTAGATGTCCACATGTGGCTCCACGtgtcctgatgatgtcacactccccaGCTATTCACAGCTATTCAGTGGATAGCACTGCTTGTGCTTTGGAAACCCCTTTCATAACTGGCAAACCCACCCTAGAAATAACCCAGTAGGGCATCCTGGTCCTTTCATTCACAAGCCACAGTACATTTGCTGGTATGTACATATACTGACAGTATGGCAAGAAATATGTTTTTTGTGtctgtgtggggaggggaggggatgaatACAACTTACTTGGAATAATGCAAGCAAAAATGATTGAACATTATGGGAAGGTGTATTTCTGATTTAAACAAATGGCATAATTTGCATCATAGGCTTAGTATGTCAAAGTAGTGGCTTGGGGGAGCATgtaatcaatgtgggctactgtgaaGATGTGTTAACTATTAACCTGGGTTgttaataactaggtctcattgtataaaatgggacctatgttaaaatagcacaagttagtgctaAAACAACACATTTTAACAATGGCCCATGTTGGTAACTTCTCCCCATAGTTACTAAGGTCAGGATTTCAACTGTAGCTCCCAAAAGAGGGTAAAACAGTGGCTTTGAAAAATGGCACACTGCTAGTTTTCCTTATTAGAATTAAATAACCGTCCCAAAATTTAATTGATAAAGAACAGGAAATACTGACTCTGACGATCCCTAGTATGTGAATACATATGTGCGTATAAAAACAGATGGTGCCTGCATACCCATATCTGCATGCCCCAGACACACATAACTGTATATTTTATATCTATAGactatttatttatcatttctacCTAGTATTCCCAGTTTCTCCCTGCCTTCAATTATTTCTaagaaaagtttcttttgagagTGTCGGAGTTATACAGAGCTCCTCCTCTTCATCAGTCCCCTAAACCCAGAGAGGCTGTGCAGGCCTGTAGAAACCGAACTGATGCCTGAATGCTGAGTGTTGCAAATGCATCCATTAGAAGCTATATCAGGAAATCTGCACGGTGACGCCTGGCTCTGCTCCATATAAGTGTCCGAGGTGGACAGATCACGGGGAATAATCATGGGGATGGAGTACTGTAACTTCTCCTGCTCTTGTACCACAGGCAAGAGCACATGGACTGGAAATGTAGCACCTCAGCGTAGACGTTGCGGAAGCCGCTAGTGGACGAGCTGGTGTCTGTCGTATGGATGCTGGGCTGCCCGTTGTGGGTGAGCAGTGCCCGGTGCTCGGCATCCCGCTTCTCGTCCTCTGCATTCATAGTCATGAAGCGCAGCACCACTAGGTTTAGGAAGGCCCCAATGACTGTTAGCCCTGTGAGTATGTAGACAAAGCTAAAAGCCACGTACTCAGGGTTATTCTGCAAGGCCTCATCCTTCTGCAGGGCCACATAGTCCCCAAAGCCAATAGTGGTAAGCGTGATAAAGCAGTAGTAAAAGGCATGGAAGAAACTCCACTTCTCGTAGGAGGAAAAGGCACCTGCTCCAATGCAAAGGGTGCTTATGCAGGAGAAGAAACCGATGGTGACCATGTTAGCCATGGAGACTTCTGTCCTCCTCATGCCAAGGCACTTCTTAATGCGATGCAGGAGATACTTGACGAAGGTGTTGATCCTTTCGCCCAGGCTCTGGAACATGACCAGTGTGAGAGGGATCCCTAGTAGGGCATACAGCATACAAAAGACTTTCCCTCCATCTGTGCTTGGGGCTGCATGCCCATACCCTGTagagtaaaataaaataaggttCAGATCTTTGACAACATTTTATACTGACAATAGTTTCTGTGCATTTCTTTTCCCTTCTTTCAAAAGCTATTTTTCTGTATAGCTaaccattttattattt carries:
- the KCNK3 gene encoding LOW QUALITY PROTEIN: potassium channel subfamily K member 3 (The sequence of the model RefSeq protein was modified relative to this genomic sequence to represent the inferred CDS: inserted 1 base in 1 codon) gives rise to the protein MKRQNVRTLALIICTFTYLLVGAAVFDALESEQETTERKRLEEEQLELKTKYNLTSDNYDELERVVLKLKPHKAGVQWKFAGSFYFAITVITTIGYGHAAPSTDGGKVFCMLYALLGIPLTLVMFQSLGERINTFVKYLLHRIKKCLGMRRTEVSMANMVTIGFFSCISTLCIGAGAFSSYEKWSFFHAFYYCFITLTTIGFGDYVALQKDEALQNNPEYVAFSFVYILTGLTVIGAFLNLVVLRFMTMNAEDEKRDAEHRALLTHNGQPSIHTTDTSSSTSGFRNVYAEVLHFQSMCSCLWYKSXEKLQYSIPMIIPRDLSTSDTYMEQSQASPCRFPDIASNGCICNTQHSGISSVSTGLHSLSGFRGLMKRRSSV